The proteins below are encoded in one region of Epinephelus lanceolatus isolate andai-2023 chromosome 7, ASM4190304v1, whole genome shotgun sequence:
- the LOC144463833 gene encoding immunoglobulin kappa light chain-like, translated as MIGGLAALILLSTGSLLQTAEVPHQISLTVVELGGNVTLQCPVSEKEGKFFFWYKQSLGYMVRTVFAAVQGQLTVSEQFDNPRFKATKGAAQYLLTITNVSKEDEATYFCHYGASYLWSFSEGIFLAVNDSNQHKSCYVKQSPETESVQPGDRVNLQCSLLSTNKTNKDECPGEDRVYWLRSGSGESHPSIIYTDRDKQEERSCDYSLSKTIQTSSDTGTYYCAVVTCGEILFGEGTKVETRSELEPVVLALGVLLACCVTVIVVLIFYGNRRKVCEHCKASHHLGHDRLTVDQSNHLDGEEEAINYAALEFSTRKVKRGKRKIENTPECVYSFVKADYHNQQHPSL; from the exons ATGATCGGAGGACTGGCTGCTTTGATTCTTCTTAGTACAGGGT CTCTGCTTCAAACTGCAGAGGTTCCTCATCAGATCTCTCTGACTGTGGTTGAACTTGGTGGGAATGTTACTTTGCAGTGTCCAGTTTCTGAGAAGGAAGGCAAATTCTTTTTCTGGTACAAACAGTCTCTTGGATATATGGTCCGAACAGTCTTTGCTGCAGTTCAGGGTCAGTTAACAGTAAGTGAACAGTTTGACAACCCACGGTTCAAAGCAACAAAAGGAGCTGCTCAGTATCTTCTTACCATCACAAATGTCAGCAAAGAGGACGAAGCAACATACTTCTGTCACTATGGAGCGTCCTATTTATGGAGTTTCAGCGAAGGCATCTTCTTGGCTGTGAACG ATAGTAATCAACACAAATCTTGCTATGTGAAACAAAGTCCGGAGACTGAGTCGGTCCAGCCGGGCGACAGAGTGAATCTCCAGTGTTCACTTCTTTCCACGAACAAAACTAACAAAGATGAGTGTCCAGGTGAAGACAGAGTGTACTGGCTCAGATCTGGATCAGGAGAATCTCATCCAAGCATCATTTACACTGACAGGGACAAACAAGAGGAGAGAAGTTGTGACTACAGTCTGTCCAAAACTATACAGACCTCCTCTGATACTGGGACTTACTACTGTGCTGTGGTCACATGTGGAGAGATCCTGTTTGGTGAAGGAACTAAAGTGGAAACAA GATCAGAACTTGAACCAGTTGTCCTTGCTCTTGGAGTCCTGTTGGcctgctgtgtgactgtgattGTCGTCCTTATCTTCTACGGAAATCGAAGGAAAGTTTGCGAACACTGCAAAG CTTCCCATCATCTTGGACATGACAGATTAACTGTGGATCAGTCTAATCATCTG GATGGTGAAGAAGAGGCCATAAACTATGCAGCACTGGAGTTTTCTACAAGGAAAGTGaaaagaggaaagaggaagatCGAAAACACACCAGAGTGTGTGTACTCTTTTGTAAAAGCAGATTACCACAACCAGCAACACCCCTCTCTGTAG